A genomic window from Phocoena sinus isolate mPhoSin1 chromosome 20, mPhoSin1.pri, whole genome shotgun sequence includes:
- the C20H17orf67 gene encoding uncharacterized protein C17orf67 homolog, with product MKRLFVLVLSLTLLIFFSGASPILTEKQAKQVLRSRRQDRPSKPGFPDEPMREYMHHLLRLERRAEEQFLEHWLNPHCKPHCDRNMVHPV from the exons ATGAAGAGGTTGTTTGTGCTCGTGCTGTCTCTCaccttactgattttcttctcAG GGGCCTCCCCGATTCTGACGGAAAAGCAGGCCAAACAGGTCCTGAGATCCCGGCGCCAGGACAGGCCGAGCAAACCCGGGTTCCCCGATGAGCCCATGAGG GAGTACATGCACCATCTGCTCCGCCTGGAACGCCGTGCTGAGGAGCAGTTCCTGGAGCACTGGCTGAACCCCCACTGCAAGCCCCACTGCGACAGGAACATGGTCCATCCTGTGTAA